A window of Helicobacter pylori genomic DNA:
AAACGATTCATTGAAAAGCCAAGCTTAGAAAAAGCGATAGAGTTCCAACAAAGTGGGGGGTTTTATTTCAATAGCGGCATGTTTGTTTTCCAAGCGGGCGTTTTTTTAGAGGAATTGAAAAAACATGCCCCTACTATTTTAAAGGGGTGCGAAAGAGCGTTTGGATTATTAGAAAACACGCATTTTTTTGGAAAAACGATCGCACGCTTGAGCGAAAAGAGCATGCAAGATTTAGAAGATGTGAGCGTTGATATAGCCTTAATGCAACAAAGCCATAAAATCAAAATGGTAGAATTGAACGCCAAATGGAGCGATTTAGGGAATTTTAACGCTCTTTTTGAAGAAACGGCTAACGGATCTAAAGAAAATGTCAGCTTGAATCAAACGCCCATCTTTGCCAAAGAAAGCGATAATAATTTAATCTTTTCTCATAAAGTCAGCGCGCTTTTGGGGGTTGAAAATCTAGCGATCATTGACACTAAAGACGCTCTTTTAGTCGCTCATAAAGACAAGGCTAAGGATTTAAAAGCTTTAGTGGGCGAGATAGAAACGCACAACCAGGAGTTGTTGCAAACGCACACTAAAGTGTATCGACCTTGGGGGAGTTATGAGGTTTTGCATGAGAGTGGTTGCTACAAGGTTAAGATTTTAGAAGTCAAGCCAAACGCTAGGCTTTCTTTGCAAAAGCATTTCCACAGGAGCGAACACTGGGTGGTGATTAGCGGGATGGCGAGCGTGGAATTAGCCCACCAGTCGTTTGAATTGCAAGCCAATGAATCCACTTATATCCCTAAAAACACCTTACACCGCCTGGCTAATTATGGCAAAATCCCTTTAATCATCATAGAAGTCCAAGTGGGCGAGTATGTCGGTGAAGACGATATTGTAAGGGTTGATGATGATTTTAACAGACAAAATCCAACGAAATAAAGGACAATAAGGACAATCATGAAAGAAAAAATCGCTTTAATCACTGGGGTTACCGGGCAAGACGGGAGCTATCTGGCTGAATACTTGCTGAATTTAGGCTATGAAGTGCATGGTCTAAAAAGGCGTTCTTCTAGCATCAACACTTCTAGGATCGATCATTTGTATGAAGATTTGCACAGCGAACACAAAAGGCGTTTTTTCTTGCACTATGGGGATATGACGGACAGCTCTAATCTTATCCATTTGATCGCTACCACAAAGCCCACAGAGATCTATAATTTAGCCGCTCAAAGCCATGTGAAAGTCTCTTTTGAAACCCCAGAATACACCGCTAACGCTGATGGTATTGGCACGCTAAGGATTTTAGAGGCCATGCGGATTTTAGGGCTAGAGAATAAAACACGATTCTATCAAGCCAGCACGAGCGAATTGTATGGCGAAGTCTTAGAAACCCCGCAAAATGAAAACACCCCCTTTAACCCACGAAGCCCCTATGCGGTCGCTAAAATGTATGCTTTTTACATCACTAAAAATTACAGAGAGGCCTATAACTTGTTTGCGGTTAATGGCATTCTTTTTAATCATGAGAGTAAAGTAAGGGGTGAAACTTTTGTCACTCGTAAAATCACCCGAGCCGCAAGCGCGATAGCGTATAACTTAACGGATTGTTTGTATTTAGGGAATTTAGACGCTAAAAGAGACTGGGGGCATGCTAAAGATTATGTGAAAATGATGCATTTAATGCTCCAAGCGCCCACTCCGCAAGACTATGTGATCGCTACAGGAAAGACTACAAGCGTGCGCGATTTTGTGAAAATGAGTTTTGAATTTATCGGTATCAATTTAGAATTTCAAAATACAGGGATTAAAGAAATTGGTTTGATTGAAAGCATTGATGAAAAAAGAGCGAGCGCTTTAAATCTAAACTTAAGCCATTTAAAAACAGGCAAAATCGTGGTGCGTATAGATGAGCGCTATTTTAGGCCTACTGAAGTGGATTTGCTTTTAGGCGATCCCACGAAGGCTGAAAAAGAGCTAGGCTGGGTGAGAGAATACGATTTAAAAGAGTTAGTCAAGGACATGTTAGAATACGATTTAAACGAATGCCAGAAAAACCTTTACTTGCAAGAGGGGGGCTATATTTTAAGGAATTTTTATGAATGAGATTATTTTAATCACCGGTGCTTATGGCATGGTGGGGCAAAACACGGCGTTGTATTTTAAAAAAAATAAGCCTAATATCACTTTACTCACCCCTAAAAAAAGCGAATTGTATTTATTGGATAAAGACAGCGTTCAAGCTTATTTGAAAGAATACAAGCCTACAGGCATTATCCATTGCGCCGGGAGAGTGGGGGGCATTGTGGCTAACATGAACGATCTTTCAACTTACATGGTTGAAAACTTGCTCATGGGCTTGTATCTTTTTTCTAGCGCTTTGGATTTGGGTATCAAAAAAGCCATCAATTTGGCGAGCTCTTGCGCTTATCCTAAATTCGCCCCTAACCCTTTAAAAGAGAGCGATTTATTGAACGGCTCTTTAGAGCCAACCAATGAAGGCTACGCTTTAGCCAAACTCTCTGTGATGAAGTATTGCGAATACGTGAGCGCTGAAAAGGGCGTTTTTTATAAAACTTTAGTGCCTTGCAACCTTTATGGCGAGTTTGACAAATTTGAAGAAAAAATAGCGCACATGATACCAGGGCTTATTTCCAGGATGCACACCGCTAAATTAAAGGGTGAAAAAAATTTTGTGATGTGGGGCGATGGGACCGCTAGAAGAGAATATTTAAACGCTAAAGATTTGGCTAGGTTTATCGCTCTCGCTTATGAGAATATCGCTCAAATCCCTAGCGTGATGAATGTAGGCTCTGGCGTGGATTATAGCATTGAAGAGTATTATGAAATGGTCGCTCAGGTTTTAGACTATAAGGGCGTGTTTGTTAAAGACTTGTCTAAACCAGTGGGCATGCAGCAAAAGCTTATGGATATTTCCAAACAAAAGGCTTTAAAATGGGAATTAGAAATCCCTTTAGAGCAAGGCATCAAAGAAGCGTATGAGTATTATTTGAAGCTTTTAGAGGTTTAAATTCAAGGCTCTTATAAGGCTATAAAACGCTTTACTATTAGGCGTTAAGCTAGCGTTTTATGATATGATGATTGCAAATTCGTTTTAAACAAGTTTTAGCTATAGGGTTTGGTTTTTGTGCGTTTTGCTTTCAATTTCAAGCGTTTTCAAAAAACAAGGCGTGTTGGCGTCCTAATTTTTCATAAAGAGCTAGGGAGTGGGGGAAAGTGGGGGCTTTTTCTATGCGACTCCTTATCGCTTGCTTTATATGAAAAATAAACCCCAAGGGCTATGACAATAACGGGGAATGAAAGGTTTTATGACCCTTATTGGTTTGGACTTTAATTTTTAAATTGTAGTGTCTGTTTTAGATTGTTAGTTGGTTTTTATTTTGAAAAACCCCAAGTCCCTTTATCTGTCTCTATACTAACTTCTTTGATATGCGGGCAACGAAATGGCAGTACATAAAATTTATGGCTATCACCAAATCTTAGCGTTTTATTGATCTCGAAATAATAAGATCCATCATTGTTATAACAATTCCCACGATTGATTTTTGCACTCAATATAGTGATATTATCAACATTGGAAATGATGTCTATCCAGTGAAACTGCCCCTTTCTAAAGCAAGAGGCCTCCTAACTAAAGCGTCCCAACAAACGCTAACCAACGGACACTAACATGAAAAGCTTTGCTCTTCAAAGTCTGCATGGACATTTCTTGCCCTAAAAAGACTGGAGGTATTTGGCTATCTTTTAGTTTAAATATAGCCTAACGGCTATGCGCTTGCATCTTCTCGCTCTAAAGAACAGAGTTTTTCGTGCGGTTAGGATAAAGATGGTTCATAAAAGTTACTTCAATCTCTACTGGTGGTTTTTCATAGGGTGTTTCTTTTATCTTTTCTACACCATTACCATTATACCCAAACAAAACCATAGCAAGCCCAAAAACGATCGCCAGCATTAAGCTCGCTCTTTTTACCATACCCACCACTAAAACCCTTTTGTTGCAAGTTTTCTCAAATAGTGAGTATAGTAGACTTAGACTTAGCTTAAGCGGACTCTAAACCATTTTTAGGGCAGGCTTAAAACGATTAAAAAATGAGCGTGTTAGCAAATCCTAGGCAACAGCTCGCCTTCTGGCATTTCTAAGATCCTTTCAAAACCCCATGCGTTCTTTAAAACCACGCTAGGATAAGGGCTTTCAAGCACTTCGCCGATAATGCAAGCGTTTTTAGCTTGTTCGTTATTTTTTAAAATTTCTAAGGCTTTAGGGGCGTCTTTTTGATTGAGCGCTAAAACAAACACCCCCTCATTAGCTAACGCATAAGGTTCTAGCCCTAAAATCTCGCAAATCCCTTTAGTTTCTTCTTTTAAGGGGATTTTTTCTTCTTCTATGATAATTTTCACTTTGGAGCTGTTCGCCCATTCGTTCAACACGCTCGCTAAACCGCCCCTAGTCGCATCTCTTAAAGCATAAATTTTGAGATCGCTTAAAAATAAGGGTTTTACTAAAGGATAAAGCAGTTGGCAATCGCTTTCTAGATTCGTTTTAAGCTTGATTTCATTACGCATCGCAAACAGGCTTGCCCCATGATTGGCGATAGTGTCGCTTATGATAATGGCTTGCCCTTGTTTTAAATGGCACGAAGAAATCCCTGTTTTGATGATTTTACCAATACAAGTCGTGTTGATAAAAAGCTTATCCACGCTCCCCTTTGGCACGACTTTAGTGTCTAGGGAGAGGAGTTTTAGGTTGGCTTTCAACAACTCTTTTTGCATGGATTGCAAGATTTGTTTTAAAAGAAGGATTTCCAAGCCTTCTTCTAAAATAAAACCGATATTCAAATACAAAGGTTCGCCCCCTTGCATGCTCACATCATTCGCGCTCCCGCAAACACAAAGCTTGCCTATATCGCCTCCATTAAAAATTAAAGGCGTGATGACAAAACTATCCGTGCTCACACAATATTCCCCATTGGCTTCAAATTTAGGGGCGTCTTCATCAAATGCGCTAATCAATTCTTTCAAATAGGGCATAAAAACCCGCTCAATCAAGGCGTTTGTTTCTTTCCCGCCATTCCCGCATGCTAGAGTTACGCTATCCATTTTTATCCTTTTTATCCTTTTTTGATGATTGTAGGGTTAAAATACGCCATTAAAGCTTGACCGACCGCAATACTGCTATCGTTAGGGGGGAAATGTTTGTGGAAAAAATACTTCCTTTGAAGCGTTTTGAATCGTCTGGCTAATTGTTCGCACAACAATTGGTTGCAAAACACCCCCCCACTGCACACCACAATATGTTCTTTAAAAGGCGCAATCAAAGCGGTAATGATTTCTATTAAGCTGTTAAAAAATTTCTTAGCGATGTGTTTAGGCTCTAAAATATCCAAATCCTTTTCAAGCGCTTGATAAAATTCTTCCAAACCCACCACGCTGTTTTTGATTTTAAAAGGATAAAACGCGCTCTCTTCGCTCTGTAAGGCTAAATTTTCTAAAACCTGCCCGCTCTCGGCTTCAAAACCAATCGTTCCCACTGCCCCTAAACTAAACGCCACTATATCAAACAAGCGGCCTATGGAATTGGTGGCGACGCTTTGAATTTTTTTGGCATGCATTTGTTTAAAAATTTCTATTTCATCTTCTTTAAAATGTTTTTGAACGCGTTTTAAAAGCTTGTTGAGTTGGTGTTTTAAAGAAATTTCTAAAACCAAGCGTTTAGGATCTTTAATCGCTTTTTGCCCCCCTAAAAGCAAAAATTCTTCAAACCTGGCCATCTCTTCAATGCGTTCAAAATCCCCCACAAAACACTCCGCCCCATAAATCTTATTGTCATAAGCCCCACTCCCATCCCAGACAATGCCTATAAAGGGATAGTTTAAGCTTGGGTCTTGCAAAAATGCATCCAGCATGCTCGCTAAAAAGTGGGCATGGTGGTGCTGGACTTGCAATAAAGGCGCATTAAATTCACAAGCCATTTTAGTGGTGGTGTAGTTTTTATGCTCATCGCACGCTAAGAGCGTGGGTTTAAAATCGTAAGCGTTTAAGAAAAAATTTAGGGTTTCTTTAAAATGTTTTTCATTTTCTAAAACGCTCAAATCCCCACAAAAAGGCGAGAGTAAAAGAACGGAAGTTTCGCTATCCAACAAACTAAAATGCCCTTTTTGCTCCGCTCCAAGCGCTAAAATCTTTGTTGGCGCGTTATGAGAGCGTTTAGGGAGAGTGAGGTAAAGGGGGGCAAACCCTCTAGCCAAACGCATGGGGCGAATGGTATTGTCCACGCATTGCGCGATACTATCATCAATCCTGTGAATGATGGCACGATTGTGCGTGAGCTTAAAATCAAAAATAAAATGAAAACGATCCAACTCTTTTTCATCGCTCGCTAAAGGGAGGGAGTTGCAATTCGCGCTCGTGAATACAATAGGGAAATTTAATAAATCCAATAATAAAGCATGCAAAGGGGTATATGGCAAGATGATGCCATAAAAGGGGGAGTTTTTGGCGATATTAGGGGCTAATTGTGCATTAGGTTTTTTGTGCGCTAAAAGGATGGGGGCGTTAGCGGATCTTAAGCTTTCGCATTCTAGTTCATTCAAAAATGCATGCTGTTTGGCTGTGTTTAAATCTTTAAACATGAGTGCAAAAGGCTTTAAGGGGCGGTTTTTTAAAAGCCGTAATCTTTCTATGGTTTGAAAGTTTCTCGCATCGCACACCAAAGCAAAGCCTCCCAAACCTTTAAGAGCGATGATTTTACCCTTTTGAATGTCTTTAGCGCATTCTAAAAGCGCATCATCATCGTTTAATTGCTTATAGTTAAGCGTAATGCCGCACTTTTTGCAGCTTATGCCTTGGATATGGAATCGTTTGTTAGTGGCGTCTTTATAGACAAATGCACAAAATTCACAGAGCTTGAAAGGTTTTAAGGCAGAGTTTTCTCTGTCATAGGGTAAGGCGTTTAAAAGGCTGTATCTTGCCCCGCATTTCGCGCAAGAATTGAAAGCGTAATGAAAATAGGGGGAATTTTTGTCTCTAATCTCACGCAAGCAATCATCGCACACGCCTAAATCTTTAGGGATTTGACTGAGCAAATTTAAAGGGTGGTTCTTGCTTTCTAAAATCCTAAAATCATTAAAATTTAACGCCTTATCATAGGGGCTGATAATGATTTTTTCAACCAACGCTAAAGGGGGCAACTCTTTTTTGAGAGCGTTTAAAAAAGATTCTGTTTTTTGAGTGGGCAAGACGATTTCTAAAGCCGCTTGAGTGTTACGCACAAAGCCTACAAGCTCTAATTTTTGAGCTAGGGTATAGATAAAAGGGCGCATGCCCACGCCTTGAACCACGCCAAAAAGCGTGATTTTATTCAATAAAGTTGCATCGTTACACAATGCAAGCTTCCATGCTGTTTGATTAGGGTGTTGCAATCAATCCCTATTACTTCTAGGGGCGTGTGTTGTTTGAAAGTTTCTAAAATGAGCGCGTCATTAGGGTCGTTGTAAGTGGGAACGATGAGAGCGTTATTGCACAATAAAAAATTCACGTAAGTTGCTGGTAGGCGTTGGTGGTTTTCATCAAAAATGGCTTTGGGGATTTCTAGGGGGATGAGTTTATAAGGCGTGCCATCAAGTTTTTTAAAGGTTTTTAATTCTTCTTGCATTTTTTTTAAAGCATTGTAATGTTCATCATTTTTGTCCTCGCATGCGCTATAAACAATGGTGTCTTTATCCAAAAAGCGAGCGAGCGTGTCGGTGTGGCTATCGGTATCATCGCCTTTTAAATAGCCATGAGAATACCATAACACTTGTTTAGCCCCTAATTCCTTTTTAAGCATTTCTTCTATTGCATGTTGATTCAAATGGGGGTTACGATTTTTTTCTAACAAACATTGGGTGTTGGTTAAAATACTCCCAGCCCCATCGCTCTCTATGCTCCCGCCCTCTAAAACATAGGGCATCGTTTTTAAAGGGTGTTTTAAAAGCCCTAAACTTTTGAGTTTGAAATTCACCAAATTGTCCAAATTAGACGGGTATTTCAACCCCCAGCCATTAAAACCAAAATTCAAGCATTCTAAAACGCCATGATTTTCAATGCTGATCGCTCCAAAATCCCTAGCCCATGTGTCGTTAGTGTCAATTCTTACGATTTCCACGCCGGGCAAGTTTTTAAGCGTCTCATAACCGATAGTATCGCTCGTATGGACGCACACTAACACTTTAGCATGTTTGGCTATGGTTTGAATGATGTTTAAAAAGCTCTCTCTGGCTTCTTTAATGCAATACGCCCAATCGCCAAACTCATGGGGAAACGCCATGAGAACCGCTTGGATTTTTTCAAACTCCGCTAACATTCTTTTCATTAAAAATCCTAATAAGGTATCATTGCAAGCAACTATAACACAATCTCATTCAAATAGCGTTTTTAAAACAAATTCAAACGCTTTTGTGCGATTTGAAAATATTCTTTTTCTAATTCTATGCCGATAAAATTTCGCTTTAAATTCTTGCATGCTAAGCCGGTGGTGCCGCTCCCCATAAAAGGATCTAGCACGAGATGATTGGGGTTTGTGTGGATGGAAATGATTTTTTCCATTAAGGCCAGGCTTTTTTGCGTGGGGTGTTTGACTCTTTCAGTTCCGCTCACTACGGGGCTTTTTAAAATCAGGGGGCGTAAATATTTTTCATTGTTGGGTTTGTTAAACACCCATTTAGCTTTCTTTTTAACCGCCCATAGGGCAAATTCCGTGTCTTGGACATAACGCCGGTTAAGGTTTCTTGGCATGGGATTGGTTTTAACCCACTGGATAAAGTCTTTAACTACAAAGCCGTTTTCTTCTAAAAAATCAGCGATATAGCTCATAAACCTGTAAGAGCAAAAAATAACCATGCAGCCGTTTGGATTGACTAAGGGGGCATAGCGTGTGATCCATTCTAAAAGCTTGAAATTTTTATCCCATTCCCCAAAATCTATACCCTGTCTTTTAGCGCTCTTTAGGGTAGAAAAATTATTTTTAACCGAAATATTGTAAGGAGGGTCAGTGATGATCGCATCCACTTTTAAATTTTGTTGGTAAAAATCCTTGATGATTTCAAAAGCGTTAGCGTGATAAATTTGTATCATTTTCTTAAGCTTTTTAAGATCGCTTTGCCTAAAGCTAGGGCTAAAAGAGGAGGCACAGCGTTACCGATTTGCTTGCAAACGCTTGTTTTATTGCCATAAAAAATATAGTCATCGCTAAAACTTTGTATCCTAGCGGCTTCTCTGGGCGTGATAGAGCGGTGCAATTCAGGGTGGGAGTTGGTGCCATTGCTTGGAGTGTCAAAGCGTGTGTCTATGGTAGGGCTGATTTTATTCCAACTCAAACGCCCCCATGTGCTTTTAAATTGTTGTTTGCCATGCAAATTTTTAGGCAAGCATTCTTTGCCTTGCTCTTTATCAATGAGCTTTAATTTTTCTAAAGCGCTTTGCGAGTGGTTGGTGGCTTGATGGTTGTATAATTTAGGGCTATCTTTTCGCATTAAAGCTTGATAATTGGATTGGATAGGGTTTAAATAATCGCTTTCAAACGCCCCCTCATTAGAATGAAGATAAGCTAAATCGCTTATCGCCTCTTGAACGCTCACGCTTTGAGAAGGCTCTAAAAGATCAAAATCAAAACTAAAATGAGTAGCCCCAACAATAAAAGCCCTCTCCCTACTTTGAGGCACGCCATAATCTTTAGCGTTTAGGATTTGATAGCTTAATTGATACCCTAAAGCGTTCAACCTTTCTTTAATTTCTTCTAAAAAATAGCCTTTAGCGCATGAGATTAGGTTTTTCACGTTTTCAATGATAAAAATTTCTGGTTTTATGGCTTTCACTATTTCTATATATTCTAGGAATAAGAAATTTCTAGGGTCTTTTAGCCCTAAATTTTTCCCTTTATTAGAAAAGCCTTGACAGGGAGGCCCGCCAATGATCATGTTGATTTCTAGCTTTTTAGCCAGCTCTATAACTTTTTCTTTAATGTCAGCTTGAGTGATGTCCCCACAAATACCCACAGCGTTTTTATGGTTGTTTTCAAAAGTATTTAGGGCTTGTTTATCGCAATCTAGCCCTATTAAAGTGCTAAACTCTTTTAAGCGCTCTAACCCAGCGCTAAAACCTCCAGCCCCACAAAACAAATCTAAGATTTTATAATTCATTTTAAGTTTTCATAAACTCTGTTAATAAGCGTTAAAAAATCATCGGTTTCAAAACGCAACAAACTCTAAATTGTCTTTATTGCGTTTTAAAATCTTTCCAATCAATTCTTTTTGAAATTCCTCTTCGCTAGCCCCTTTTTTAAAGCCCTATGACAAGTGGGGCAGAGCTTAGCGAGGTTTTCTAAAACATCTAATTCTTGGTTTTTGCCCAAAGAAATCGCATGGTGTATTTCGGTGTAGTAGGAATCAGGATTTTGAGTGATTTTATATAAAGGCCAAGAAATAAAACTTCTTTCTTTAATAGGGTAGTCATCATAACATGCACTGCAAACATTAGGCGTTGGAATGCGATAAAAATTGATGATTTGGCTATCTCGCCTAAACTCCTCACTTTTTTGAATAAACCCTAGCTGCTCCCTTAATTTTTCAATGCTTTTGTCGTCCAAATCTTGCTGATAGATATTTTTAAAATAAAAATGAACGCGTTCTATAAAACCATTACCACGATATTCTGTTCTTGGCGGGTAACTTAATTTGTAATACCCATTATCATAAATAAGAGGCGTGTTAAAAATACGATCAGCGATTTTCTTTTTATAGGGGTTAAACAAACCGATATGGTATAAATACCAATCCAAATCAATCCTGAATTGAGCGTTTCGTTGGTGAATGCCTTGCACATGTTCAGGTTGTAATTCCCTGAAATTAAAATTCAATACTTCGCTAGGGATATGGAAAAGATCGATCAAATAATGGAATTTTTTAAACTCTAAAGGGCTATGAAAGAAGTAATCTAAAGTTAAAAAATTTCGCTGCGTATCAATACTGCCCCTGCTTTCAAAAAAGCCGCTTAAAAAGAGTTTTTGATCGGGCGTCATTGAATGAGAGCGGCTAAAAAAGTCGTTGTCTATGAGCGAGTTTAAAAGTTTCTTGTAAAAAGAGTTTTCATCTAAATTTAAGTCGTTTTCTAAAACAAAAATAAAAGTTCCTTTAATGTTTGTAACGCTCTCGCTATTGGATTGCCAAATTGGATGCACGCTTAAAATATTAAGAGCGTTTAAAACTTCTGGCTTACTTTCTTCATAACCAACGATAAATTTTGAAGCCTTGTAAGAACACACCCCATAAATACAACCATTTTTGATTTGAAAACGGCTCAACAACACCCCCAAATTAAAGGGGTCAATGGCGTTTAAAAAGCGAGAAACAAGCATATAGAGCGATAAAATAACCTTTCATTTTTTAAAAGGATTATAAAATAACGCCCATTAGTTTTTGTTTAAAGGGTTTAGGATATTGTTAATAAGGTGTGTTTTAAGAAAGACCAAGGTAAACTCTCTAAAAAAAAGAACTTTAAGTTAAAAGACTTACGATATTGAATAAGTGCATAATTGGATTTCTTAGGACAAAATTTGAGAGAAATAGCGTTGACTTTTCAAAATAGCTAAAATGCTTGAGCTAGTGAGCTATATTAGTTTGGCTATAAAGACAACTCGTATCAAGCTTTATTGGAATGGATATGAAAAATCCGCTTAAGTTATTTGACCCAATACAATCTTTAAAAAACAAGGAAATCATAAAAATTTTGAGAAACAAACAAGTCTTTTGTTATTGTTTCAAGCTTATTTTTGCAAGCTTGGATAGCCAAATCGGAATTATCAATACCTATAAATTTTCGTTGCAATAAAAACGCAGATTTTAAGGTTGTTCCAGAACCACAAAAGCAATCTAAAACAATACTATCCTTATTAGAAGAGGTTTTAATGATCAAATCTAATAATTGAGCGTTTTTTTCTGTGGGGTAACTTGGATATTGTGGGTCTTTAAATTCCCAAATGTCTTGGACTCTTCTGCCAACTTGCTCTAAGGCATAAATTTTTTTTCTAGGGTTATTATTATGAGAATATTCAATCAAACCTTCTTTGTCCCAACGCTCAAGCGTGGCAATATCAGTGCGCCAATGCCGCCCTTTTGGAGGTAGCATGCCTTTAAATGCCTTAGAACATTCGCCATTTTCCACTTCTCCTGGAGCATGTATTGGAACGGTAGTGTAACGCCTTTTATCTTTGTCAATTTTAGGGAATCGTTTTTCTAAATCTTGTGGCGTATAAGGGATCTTGGGTTCGTTAAAAATGGGATTTTTTCCTTTAGAGTAAAATAAAATCATATCTTTTATGTTACCATAGCCTATTCTTTTAAAATTTTTAGGATTGCATTTTATGCGTGTGATTTCATTTCTAAAGTTTTGTATGCCAAATATTTCATCTAACATTACCTTAACATAATGTCCTATCTTATAATCTGTATGCACATAGATAGAGCCTTGTTCTGAAAGCAATTCTTTAAGCAATACCAAGCGCTGCTTTAAAAATTCTATAAAATCCATACCCACTACTTTGTCGCTATAAGCAATATCGCCATTCTTGGAATTACTGATTGTGGTTGCTCTACCATTTGTGATAGTAAAATGATTGTTTGTAGCAAATGGAGGGTCAATATATATTAAATCTATTCTTCCTTTTAGGTTTTTATCATTTAACAAAAAAAGTAGAGCGATTGAATTTTCTGCTTGTATTAATAAGTTTTGCATTTCTCTCATTCAAATTTGATATAAAAATTCTCGTAACACTAATGCACTCATAATATTATAGTTTTTATAAATAGTATCTAGCAATTTACGCATTTTATTATTGCTTTCAATATATAACACGCCATCTAAAATAGCCACTTTAATTGCTTTGATATTGGGTGTTTCAATTGTGCTAATAGCGTCGTTAAATTGAGCGTTTTGGTGTCCTCCAAAATCAGTTAAAAATTTGGCTTCGCCAATAATATATTTTTTGTTAAATCTTGCCACGAAGTCTAGCCCTTTATGATGGTGATAATTTAAATGAGATTTGGCAAATTCTGCCATGATATTATCGCTTGCTCTTAAAATGGCATCGTTTTCATTCGCTATAAAATCATTTAAATCTACAGGTTCAACACCTAAAGATTTATTATTGAGCCAATCTTTAAACATAGGACC
This region includes:
- the hypE gene encoding hydrogenase expression/formation protein HypE, with the translated sequence MDSVTLACGNGGKETNALIERVFMPYLKELISAFDEDAPKFEANGEYCVSTDSFVITPLIFNGGDIGKLCVCGSANDVSMQGGEPLYLNIGFILEEGLEILLLKQILQSMQKELLKANLKLLSLDTKVVPKGSVDKLFINTTCIGKIIKTGISSCHLKQGQAIIISDTIANHGASLFAMRNEIKLKTNLESDCQLLYPLVKPLFLSDLKIYALRDATRGGLASVLNEWANSSKVKIIIEEEKIPLKEETKGICEILGLEPYALANEGVFVLALNQKDAPKALEILKNNEQAKNACIIGEVLESPYPSVVLKNAWGFERILEMPEGELLPRIC
- a CDS encoding mannose-1-phosphate guanylyltransferase/mannose-6-phosphate isomerase — its product is MKIKNILLSGGSGKRLWPLSRSLYPKQFLKLFDHKSLFELSFKRNAPLVDETLIVCNEKHYFLALEEIEGEIHNKSVGFLLESLSKNTANAIALSALMSDREDLLIVTPSDHLIKDLQAYENAMQKAIGLAQKGFLVTFGVSIEKPNTEFGYIESPNALDVKRFIEKPSLEKAIEFQQSGGFYFNSGMFVFQAGVFLEELKKHAPTILKGCERAFGLLENTHFFGKTIARLSEKSMQDLEDVSVDIALMQQSHKIKMVELNAKWSDLGNFNALFEETANGSKENVSLNQTPIFAKESDNNLIFSHKVSALLGVENLAIIDTKDALLVAHKDKAKDLKALVGEIETHNQELLQTHTKVYRPWGSYEVLHESGCYKVKILEVKPNARLSLQKHFHRSEHWVVISGMASVELAHQSFELQANESTYIPKNTLHRLANYGKIPLIIIEVQVGEYVGEDDIVRVDDDFNRQNPTK
- a CDS encoding GDP-L-fucose synthase family protein, whose product is MNEIILITGAYGMVGQNTALYFKKNKPNITLLTPKKSELYLLDKDSVQAYLKEYKPTGIIHCAGRVGGIVANMNDLSTYMVENLLMGLYLFSSALDLGIKKAINLASSCAYPKFAPNPLKESDLLNGSLEPTNEGYALAKLSVMKYCEYVSAEKGVFYKTLVPCNLYGEFDKFEEKIAHMIPGLISRMHTAKLKGEKNFVMWGDGTARREYLNAKDLARFIALAYENIAQIPSVMNVGSGVDYSIEEYYEMVAQVLDYKGVFVKDLSKPVGMQQKLMDISKQKALKWELEIPLEQGIKEAYEYYLKLLEV
- the gmd gene encoding GDP-mannose 4,6-dehydratase gives rise to the protein MKEKIALITGVTGQDGSYLAEYLLNLGYEVHGLKRRSSSINTSRIDHLYEDLHSEHKRRFFLHYGDMTDSSNLIHLIATTKPTEIYNLAAQSHVKVSFETPEYTANADGIGTLRILEAMRILGLENKTRFYQASTSELYGEVLETPQNENTPFNPRSPYAVAKMYAFYITKNYREAYNLFAVNGILFNHESKVRGETFVTRKITRAASAIAYNLTDCLYLGNLDAKRDWGHAKDYVKMMHLMLQAPTPQDYVIATGKTTSVRDFVKMSFEFIGINLEFQNTGIKEIGLIESIDEKRASALNLNLSHLKTGKIVVRIDERYFRPTEVDLLLGDPTKAEKELGWVREYDLKELVKDMLEYDLNECQKNLYLQEGGYILRNFYE
- the hypF gene encoding carbamoyltransferase HypF — translated: MNKITLFGVVQGVGMRPFIYTLAQKLELVGFVRNTQAALEIVLPTQKTESFLNALKKELPPLALVEKIIISPYDKALNFNDFRILESKNHPLNLLSQIPKDLGVCDDCLREIRDKNSPYFHYAFNSCAKCGARYSLLNALPYDRENSALKPFKLCEFCAFVYKDATNKRFHIQGISCKKCGITLNYKQLNDDDALLECAKDIQKGKIIALKGLGGFALVCDARNFQTIERLRLLKNRPLKPFALMFKDLNTAKQHAFLNELECESLRSANAPILLAHKKPNAQLAPNIAKNSPFYGIILPYTPLHALLLDLLNFPIVFTSANCNSLPLASDEKELDRFHFIFDFKLTHNRAIIHRIDDSIAQCVDNTIRPMRLARGFAPLYLTLPKRSHNAPTKILALGAEQKGHFSLLDSETSVLLLSPFCGDLSVLENEKHFKETLNFFLNAYDFKPTLLACDEHKNYTTTKMACEFNAPLLQVQHHHAHFLASMLDAFLQDPSLNYPFIGIVWDGSGAYDNKIYGAECFVGDFERIEEMARFEEFLLLGGQKAIKDPKRLVLEISLKHQLNKLLKRVQKHFKEDEIEIFKQMHAKKIQSVATNSIGRLFDIVAFSLGAVGTIGFEAESGQVLENLALQSEESAFYPFKIKNSVVGLEEFYQALEKDLDILEPKHIAKKFFNSLIEIITALIAPFKEHIVVCSGGVFCNQLLCEQLARRFKTLQRKYFFHKHFPPNDSSIAVGQALMAYFNPTIIKKG